One Williamwhitmania taraxaci DNA window includes the following coding sequences:
- a CDS encoding MutS-related protein has protein sequence MENKLQIDHHTASDLQIFEARGDKTILDLFDETVTPDGKLKLKERFYNAYNSRDSILEVQAALRHIQTHLDVWSFPITPQEANRINLYYISKSKPMLFEEEALFWVESVFRRTFSSEFREISLHGTQHIIRYFEKLQGWLARVDSADLPKLLKDLVASITTILEEGILAEVLRKETRKAKSNELLRIDKLFRGHDSVKYVLMVNHVFELEALISIALAGHKKGFSFPEMLDVQTPVVELTDVWHPFLNAPVVNTVSLGNSGSVVFLTGPNMAGKTTFLRALGICVYLAHLGFPIPAKLGRMSVFNGLLSSINTEDSVTLGYSYFYSEVLRVKKAAQFVRDTPKVLLIMDELFKGTNIKDAHDGSLMVIKGLAKNPSCLVVISSHLLELAVDLKKVNSVSFNCFSSRVVNGKPQFDYKLKKGVSDERIGLIILKNEGVDKLLGVEDDLMD, from the coding sequence ATGGAAAACAAGCTGCAAATAGATCACCATACAGCCTCCGACCTTCAAATATTCGAAGCCAGGGGAGATAAAACCATTCTCGACCTGTTCGACGAAACCGTCACTCCCGACGGAAAGCTGAAGCTGAAGGAGCGCTTTTACAATGCCTATAATAGCCGCGACTCCATTCTTGAGGTGCAAGCGGCACTAAGGCATATTCAAACGCACCTTGATGTGTGGTCGTTTCCCATTACGCCACAGGAAGCCAACAGGATAAACCTTTACTATATATCCAAATCGAAGCCAATGCTTTTTGAGGAGGAGGCTTTGTTCTGGGTGGAAAGTGTATTTCGAAGAACATTTAGCTCCGAATTCCGCGAGATATCCCTCCATGGAACCCAACACATTATCCGCTATTTTGAAAAACTCCAGGGGTGGTTGGCGCGGGTCGATTCAGCAGATCTGCCTAAGCTCCTAAAAGATTTAGTTGCATCCATTACTACCATTCTCGAAGAGGGAATCCTGGCAGAGGTGCTCAGGAAGGAAACCCGGAAGGCGAAGAGCAACGAGCTGCTTAGGATCGATAAGCTTTTCCGTGGACACGATTCGGTAAAATATGTGTTGATGGTAAACCATGTTTTCGAGTTGGAAGCATTGATATCTATTGCATTGGCTGGCCATAAAAAGGGCTTTTCGTTTCCTGAGATGCTTGATGTACAAACGCCAGTAGTAGAGCTTACTGATGTATGGCATCCCTTTTTAAATGCACCGGTGGTCAATACCGTTTCGCTCGGAAATAGCGGGAGTGTGGTTTTTCTTACCGGTCCAAATATGGCTGGAAAAACTACCTTTCTTAGGGCCTTGGGTATTTGCGTTTACTTAGCGCATTTGGGGTTTCCCATTCCGGCTAAGTTGGGGCGAATGAGCGTCTTTAATGGGCTTCTTTCCAGCATCAATACCGAGGATAGCGTAACCTTAGGCTATAGCTATTTCTATAGCGAAGTGCTGCGGGTAAAGAAGGCGGCGCAGTTTGTCCGAGACACTCCCAAGGTGTTGCTAATTATGGACGAACTCTTTAAGGGCACCAATATAAAGGATGCGCACGATGGATCGCTAATGGTGATTAAGGGGTTGGCCAAGAACCCCAGCTGTTTGGTGGTAATCTCCTCACATCTTCTTGAGTTGGCGGTCGATCTCAAAAAAGTAAACTCAGTATCTTTCAATTGCTTTAGTAGCCGAGTGGTAAACGGTAAACCGCAGTTCGACTATAAGTTAAAGAAGGGTGTATCCGACGAGCGAATAGGCCTTATTATTCTAAAGAATGAGGGGGTGGATAAGCTACTTGGGGTTGAGGATGATTTGATGGATTGA